From the Camelus bactrianus isolate YW-2024 breed Bactrian camel chromosome 4, ASM4877302v1, whole genome shotgun sequence genome, the window ttttttttgccaaatggAATCACATTTCCAAGTTTATTTACTCAGAGTGTGTTATGTACAAGCTAGCTTGTTCATACACCAAATCTGCTTAAGTATTAAAAACTgagttctgttaaaaaaaatttgagttcTGTTAACTTGAAACCCAAAAATGCATGTGAGAGCTTTGAGCTGAGTTTATTCAGTGTCTTACTGAGGCctgtagcctgggagacagcctctcagacagctctgagaaGCTGTTCTGAAGAGATAAGCAGGGAGGTcagtatatatgtgattttggtgaagggTTCACATATCAgtagaaggttgctgctagtcagGAGGAACACATGTCTTAGTTAATGATTTTAGGACTTAGTTCTATGTGTGGGAAAatgcaagaatctggggtcaTTGGAATTCTTCCTgggatatgcatcttaactaccAGCCTGTTTACCCAAAGCACAGAAAGCCTCATAGTCCTGTTTTTTCCATCCTGAATTCGCCTCAGGGTGCGCTGTCTGTCTGTGGAGACCTGTCGTCTGTGGAGACCGTGGTGGGTTGTGCTTAACCCTTTGTGTAACTGGATGATGAGCaacattctttgttcttttcttgttcacacagtattttaataaaataaaaattttattataacaaaatattataatatgacatatatggaatataaatgtattataattAGAGATTTGCTGATTGGATATACTTTTAACTTTCAATTTTTGATGCAAAGGGAGTATCATACCTTGTCTGGTTCTGGGCTTCTGCAGCTTGCTTTCTGCCAGGAGAGACTCAATAAAACCTTGAACAAAGAAACCATCAGCATTTTTAATAGTAAAACAGGGACAGTGGTTGAGTTTTCTGAACCTAATGCTACAGAGTTGACCATAGCATTAAGCAGATAAATCACTCATATTTAGGGAAGAAGCTGAGAATGGGAAAGGAGGAACCTGCTGTCCTGCCATCCGTCCTCCCATACAACTGCTGTCAGGTGGAATGTGGTAGAACTTTATCTGATTTCTTATCATTAAGTTTCTGCTTTTACTTGACTTCACTTTACTACTTCCTGTAAAGGGAAGGTTTGCCTAGGTGTAGATAAGCTTTTTCACTGCTtgagggtaagtctactttttgAGATAGAGGTGAGACCACAGGGAGGGAAGCAGCACTCTGGGAAGCCCTCTGGCCACTCTGCCAGACTCACCGTGCAGCTTTGGTCAGGTCACTCTAGGCCTTGGGATCTTCATCTAGACAATAAGGACTCTGCACAACATCACTTTCAGTTCTCATGTTCTTTGAGCTTCTTTCCAGCATCAAGTTCTGACCAGCACAGACATTTCTGGAGGAGAGGTTTTCAACAGCATGAGGACCTCTGTGTTTACAGAAATGTCAGTGAGCTGAGACTTTGGAGGGTTTTCTTTAATCCTTCTCTTGAGtggcttttaaaaacaattttgagagATTGGAGGCTGGCTGGCAATAAAATTATAGCTTTCACAGACAACCCAGCTCTTGTATTATACCTTCTCTTCAGTAAGGCTGGGTCATTTCTAAGTTTTATTTGTCTGCTTTTTGCCCCAGGACCTCTTGTTCAAACAAGATGCCATGCAGAAAAGCCTAAGTGCAGAACAGATAAAAGCTGAGTTGTTCCTTTGCTTCCCACCCCCTTAAGGGGCTCCTCAGAACAGTTACAGGTCCTGGAGCCAGCCCCCAATGGCTGTTTGTGTAGCTGGAGACACAGAGCCCCGAGACAGGAAGGGATTTATCCAAGAGTTAGGGTCAAAGTTAAGCCAGATTCtgactttttttcctaaattctaaTCTGGTGCTCATTGTCCTGTGCTGAGTTACAGAACTTCTTCTTTAACTGTTTGATTCATTACTTTTAATATTATCGTACAAAACAAATCCTCCCCTCACCTTCTTTCTACattttaagagggaaaaatagAGGGGAACCCCCATCTCCAGCCTGTTCTTCCTTTGAGACTTCCTCGCTTCTCCTGTTTCTCGTTGTGGGGCGTTCTTAATGCCTCTGTCAATTGATGTAGTTTCTAAAGATAACAGTTTAATGTCAGTTGCCCCCAAACTTCTCTCCTCTCTGAGAATCCGTGGCCGGTCATTGAAAGGACCCCTGACGTATGTTGCAGGAGTGTGGGGCTGATTGTGCCAAGTTCCAGAAGAGTGAGCTGGAATACAAGTTTAATCGGAAAGCCTTGGAGAGGCCGTATACTTCGAAGCACTCCTGGGGGAAGACGTACGGGGAGCACAAACGCCACCTGGAATTCAGCCACGCCCAGTACAGGGAGCTGCAGAAGTATGCCGAGGAGGTTGGCATCTTCTTCACTGCCTCTGGCATGGATGAGGTGAGCCCTCTGCCGCTCTGTCATTCACCATTTTAGCTGGCCCAGGGGACAGCAAGTGGCCTGGTGGCTTTTGGCTTAGAGCCAGCTCCAGCCCTTGCTCACTTTAGACCTTTCTGTGCTTTCCGGACCTAGAGTTCCCCATAGCATTAAGTAGATAAACATCCACCTGGCTCAGTGAGATCTGGGGTGAAGAGAACGTAGTTGTCAGGGCAGGCTGTCTCTGGGAGCAGGGGGTAGCCACAGTAGAACACCAGAGTCCCTCCAGCCTGTGGGAGACCCCCCCACTACAAGGCCAGTTTTCTCCCAGTGGAAAGTGGCCTGGATTCTGAGTCAGGAAACCGCAGTTCTGACCAGAGTCCTCCCTTTGCTGCGTGGCCTTGGCTGTTTTGGGTTAGGTGGCGTTGCATCATCCAGAAGGGAGCGGCATGCAGGATGGCCTTGCTGACATCCTGGAAGAGTCCCACTGGTGCCAGGTCTCAGGTTCCATCTGCTCTGTGACCTGCCTCAAGATTCCttcatgtgttctttttttgagtataaaacaattttaattataaaaataacataatatcACAGAAagttcagaagacagaaaaaagggGGGGAACTGACCCATAATCCCTATAGAGAgctcttttcatgtattttctcttGAAGTtgttttatatgcatattttattgCCTGGTTGTTATAATTGTGAGTATTTAGTTCCGTGCATGCTTTTCCCAGTTAACATTATATCACAGCTTTTACATATATCTTGATTTCTTCCCCCCAACTTTATTGAGTCATGTAATAATGGTTATGAAAATATCTTGTGCTGAAAGTTTTTAATGGCAGTGTAATATTTCTTTTGGGGGATTTATAATGTATGTAACTGTTTCTTTATGTTTGAACATGCAGGttactttcagtttttttgtgCTTATAAATAATGATGAGATAAACATCTTTGTGTGTTTTGAGTTGTTTCCCTAGGATAACTCTGCAGACACGATCATTAGATGAAACCTAAGAACATTTTTATGGCTCTTAAAACACTTGGGATTCTTTAAAACAGCCAGAATATTTTAAGTGACCCTACTTCCTTCTCAGGCCTCTGACCTTTTGTGTTGCTGTTCCAACCCTATGAGTTGTCTGTAAATTGAGCCAAAAGAAACATAAGTCTAGCCTAAGCCAAtggtagttttaaaaaaagaggagaagCAGAGAACCTTGGTGTCTGGGAAACTTGACAAGTGCAAATTCCTTCTTTAACTGACAGTATGACATTCTTGACATTCTTCAAACCTAGTTGTACATTTAATCATCTTAGTTTCCTACTTCTGAATTATGTTATAGTTTAGAAAGCATCTTCACCTACAGTAGTATATTTTATCCCTACtatgccccattttacagatgaacaaatggaggctcagaggggcCAAGAAGTTTGTACAATGTCGCACAGCTGGGAATTGGATCTTGGGGGCAGTGTGCTCTCTGTGGTCCCTCAGCGGCCGCCTGGGCGTCAGTCCAGATGTGTCTGGCGTCCCAGAGCTCAGCAGAGCCTTAGGGCTTCCACCCTAGCTCTTCACCACCCTCGATGTTGGTGGCTGGAGAGTCTTTGGCCCCAAGAGCTGCCTCGGGGTGGAGGGGACAGACTTTTTAGGAAAGTCTCCCTAAAGTCATTGCTGGGTATTTTCGTAGTCGCAACTTGAGTAAGAACTCTTCAGGAAATTTTTCCTGTGCTCCTGCTTGGTTCAGGCTCCTCCTTCTGTCGTGTTCTCCCAGTGCACTTTACTTCTGCAATTGCTGTGAACCATGCTCCTTCCTGCCAGCCTGTTAGCCCCAcagtgtccccagtgcctggtaTGTCATAGGTGCTCGGAAGAgattggttgaatgaataaagaactGGATGAGCCAAATAAAAGGGAAGGTTAGTGGCTTTTATCAGCTCCTTAAAGGATCTGCAAATCAGTAAAGGTTAGGCAGGAAAGAACGTGGGCTTTCGGAGGATCCGAGAGACTTGGGTGTTGTTTCTGGTTTTGCTATTAACTAGCTAAGCGACTAAGAGTAAGAATCTTTAACATTTCATGAGTATTTATGTTTTGCCAAGTTCTGTGCTataatctcaaaataaaaagtttaaaatctaaaaaaaaaaattcctcagtttttaaaagattttagcTCAGTAAATATGACTAGTAGAAGCTGcataaacagaagctctgtggcgTCCTCAGTGATCAGGGCTAAGCGGCTCACTGCCCTGAGTGTGGTGTGCAGCTTGCTCTCTAGTGTGGACCCTGGCTGGATGGGCTGGTGGCTGCGTGCATGGACTCTGGggtccctttttatttttaaattgatttttttttaaattgaagtatagtcagttacaatgtgtcagtttctgatacacaacataatgtcccagtcatgcatgtatatacagaTACGGATGTCCCATTTGAGTTTGAATATGGTTTGTCTGTCATTCCTAGTGAGTCCAGGTGAGGGTTATTTACTTTCCTTGTGCTTCTGTGTCTTTAGCTGAACCCCTGTCATCTTgagtcattgtgaggattaaatgtgatcATTCGTGTGAAGCGAGGCACATAGCAGGCACCCAGCAACATTAGTCACAGTTTAGGCTGGGCTGAGGGTCAGGACATCCGGGTCCTTGCCCTGCTTTGCTCTAAATTCATCTCAGTGTGAGCTTGGTGAGTCCCTTCCCTGCTCTCGGCCCCCATTTCCTTTGGTGTGTGAACAAGCTGCTGTCCAAAGTATCTCCCAGCTCTGTTGTCCCAAGTCAACCTAGAACCAGAAACGGCATCACTAAAGGTGACTTAGACCTGGAATGAGGGCTTTTCTGTTCAGTCCGTGTTTTCAGGCACCTGAGCTCCCGGGCGTGGACTCTGAAGCAGAGGACACCTTACATCTGTGGGGCTGCTCAGGAAGTCACATCTTTAGGTCGTTCACTCCCAGGTGGCTTCGAGGTGGGAATTAGGAGCAGTTGGGAGAAGGAGAGGAGCCCGGGTGTTGGTAGCCGGGAGCTGCCTTTCGGCAGGTTCCCTTTTGGTTCCCAGGAAGCGCTTCTGTTTGGTGTGTAGAACGTGTGCTCTGCAGCCGTGCTCAGTTCAGGTGCCGATACTGACACTTCTTCTGTGGGCTTGGGCTCATCATGTAACCTCTTTGAGCCACAGATGCCCCATCTGCAAAAGTGAGGTGATCAAGATGCCCACTCACAGGCTGCAGGGAGGCTCCAGTGAGACAAGCCTGTGGGGCTCAAGATCTGCCTCCACTGAATGACAACTGTTCTGCTACTTAGGaccctttcttttctctgcttcacACTCACTGGGCGAGGAGGCTCCTTTGTCCTAGGAATGCCGTTGGTTCCCAGCTGCTCTCCTGACTGACCTGGGTGCAGGTAGTGAGGggaaatgcattatttttttttaacacctttattgtggtatggtcctatacagtaaactacacatatttcaaatgtacaatttgatgaattttgatagatgtatatacacccatgaaaccactaccacaatcaagatagctaacatttccatcactccacaagaggtgcagttttcaaattcccaatttatcccttcccaccctttttaccccctggtaaccataagttttttctctatgtctgtgagtctgtttctgttttgtagataagttcgtttgtcttttttcagattccacatataagcaatatcatacagcatttttctttttctttctgccttacttcacttagagtgacaatctccatgtccatccatattgctgcaaatggtattgcttcattcctttttatggctgagtagtattcccttgtgtATATAGACCACATCTTACTTATCTAGTCACCTATTGATGGGCCTTTGGGTTGTtaccatatcttggctattgaaaatagtgctgctatgaacattgggatgcatgtatcttttggattatatttttctctgggtatatgcccaggagtgggattgctggatcatatggtaaggctgtttttagttttttaaggaacctccatactatcctccatagtggctacactaatttacattcccaccaacagagttggaggattcctttttctctacaacctctccagcatttatcatttgtagactttttgatcttggccattctgactgctgtgaggtgatatctcatcgtagttttgatttatatttctctaacaATTTGTGATGCTGAGAACCtcttcatgtgcttcttggccatctggatatcttctttggagagatgtccatttaggtcttctgtccatatTTTGattgagttgctttttttttttttaaatatatcaagctgtatgagctgttcgtatattttagaaattagtcccttgttggttgcatcatatgcaaatattttctcccattctgtaggttgtcttttcattttgttgatggtatccttagctgtgcaaaagcttttaagtttaattagctcccatttatttttgcttttatttccattactccaggagctggttcaaaaaatatattgctgtgatttatgtccaagagtgttctgttttctcctaggagttttatagtgtctggtcttacatttaagtctctaatccattttgagtttatttttgtatatggtattagaaaatgttctaatttcattgggAAATGCATTCTTATGAGCCTTTGCAAGAGTTAATTTCTTTTCCTGCCAGGCACCTTGGCTGAACCAGCAAGTCCTGTCTACCCGGCTGTTGGAGGCAGGTTGGTCCCTTGTTCTGTGTTTACCTGGCAAGTAGCTCTGAGTATTTATTTACCCACCTAACTTCCTCATGTACAGTAGGCATTTATTGAGTGCCGATTTTCTCCTCTCTGTGTGCTGAGGAAGGTTAAGGCATGGCGGAACTTCATTAAGACCAAGAAAACTGCCAGGGCACTTGGTCAAAAGCTACACAGAGGCACGTGGAACTCAGCTGAAATGAGCACAGTGCCTTTGGTCTAAATGGAGAATTCTGTTCAGAAAGCCAGTGGGAGCCATGAAGTAGCGGTGGCCCTGAGGGACCCATCCTAGCGGAGCTGCCCTTTCCTCCCTGCACCTGCCTCTACCACGTCCTTTCCTCTGCCACCCCTGCCTGCTCGTGCTGCATTCCGACGGGGCCAGCGGGCTCTATGTCCCCCTTATCGTTTCCTCACCCTGACTGGGCAGTCCTCCAGCACCCCTGTTCTTGCCAGCTTATCACCACAGATCCAGAGGGGAGTGGAAGCACCTCTTAGATCAGCGGACCCCCACATTTCTCATGGGACACAATGTGGAGAGGGGGTTCTGTGGGCACACATTGTTGATtatcattaatttattaatttagaaTCAAAGCCTCTCCCCCAAATAAACAAGGATTCTGAGTTGAATAAGTGTGGGAAGCACTGGGGTAAAATAGCTGGACAGGTGTATTTACTGGGACCCTCTGGGAGGGAGTCTGGCAGTGCGGTGTTTCACCCAAACCAGTTTGCTGGTGGGACCCTTTTCTGTGTGTTTAACCCAGTTAGatgcctggggttggggggcggTGGGTCATACTCAGCCAGGTTCCTTTCAGACAGATTCAGAAAGCCTTTCTGCtgtggagtgggaagggggagaagTTGTAAGACTGCCTGGCTGCATTGTACCCCTGGATGGAAGGGATCAAAcagcagggtgggcagggctAGAGGAAGCCAGGAGTCCACGGAGAGAAGGAGGCCACTGACGCTGACCCAGCCTGAGGGGGCCTGGGCATGGCGATATGGCCACAGGGTGGAAGGCTAGCCTTTTCCGGATTATGGCTGAAGTTGGCACCCTTTGCAGAGATTAACCCAAAATGGCAGTTTTCTAAATGGCCACTAGGTGGGGCTGGCTCCTCAGGAGGGCTGCAAAATGAGGTGCACAGTTCTCTTCCAGCACAAATTTTGtccttttcctcatttgaaaattgTAGAGCTCCATGCACATTTTACAACTAGCATAGGTAAGCATTTGCAAGTGTTTTTTCTGTACATGGCCCCCCACCTTGCTCCTGTTCGCTCTGCACCTCTCCTGAGTGGGCTCCTCCATCTCTGTGCTCTTGGGGACTTTTTCATCATGAGCCACGCTCTCACAAGTTGACCATTATATAGATGAAAACTTAGCATAGGGTTTCCCCTCTTAAAATGGAAAACACTCTCTTCATCTGCCAGATAGAGTAAGAAGGATGGGAACGTTAGGctttgttcaataaatatattaaaactgaaTACTTTTCAGTTCCATCTTAGGGCTGGTTAACAGTAGAGAGAGTGACATAGAAAACtatggaaaggaaaggagagatgaGGAAGAAGTAAAGCAGAGGGGAGGAGGCACAGTGTCTTAGCACACTTGGAGGTGAGTGGCGCTTGGGCCATCTCCAAGGTGTCTCTTGGACTGAGGGGCCATCTGCCTTTGAACTGTTCACTGGCTGGTTAGCCACTCTGAATGTCTCTCCCAAACAGCTCTAATACCTATGTTATTATAGTCTTAACACATGAGGACAGTGATTCTCTGAGTGTGGCCAGTGATTGGAGTAGCTCATCACCTGCTGGGAAGATGGACAGAAGCTCGGGCAGCAGTGGCTTGATTTAAAGAGCCTACTGGCAGAATGACCTTCTCAGACTGCTCCTAACCATCCCCAAGCCCTTTGGATTTTCATGCTGGTAGTCTCGCTCCTTGCTATTCAGGGTATGATTCTTGGAGCAGTAACAGTGGCATTCCCCGGGAACTTAcaagaaatgcagactctcaggtccCACTGtagaccaacagaatcagaatttgcatttcactTGAGCAAAATCCCTGACAGGTTCCTGGGCCCATATTAGAGTGTGAGAAGCACTGACCTAGCTAACCAAGTCTTCCAAACTTACTTTTGAGACTCAGCCAGCATTTTAAGATAGATGAACTTAGATATTTGGAAACATTCCAAGACATTGATTCGCCCTGCTTCTGGTTTtcaacttcagtttttaaaaatagcaatgaaAAGTAATTTGGGGGGTCTTGTCATTTGACAGCAAGTTGAGATTTTACTCTTAAATCCTGAGGTCCTTTGCCAATTTCCTGAGTGTTACTGATGAATCCCAGATAAGGATGGTGAAAGGCCCTAGAGAGGTAGCCTCAGACGATGTTGTGTCCAAAAAAGTGACTGAGGTTCATTTTTCCTGTGAGCAGCATGGTTTGAGGTCTGAAAGGGCTTGGGTTTGATGGGCCCTGCCAGCTGTGGATTAGTGTGTGTCAGAGCTGGGCCATCCAGTGctccatttttttctactttcggCAAAGATTGAAATGGCTTCTTTTCCTGGCTCTTTGGTCCTGAAGAAAGGGTAAAACCTTTGAGGAACTTCCACTTTCTCACTGCCTGCTTTTCTGGGTCAAGATTAGGTCTTCTCGTTTGTTCCCTGggcccctggggaaggaaggtCTGGCCAGGGGTCCCATTCACTTCAAGATTCTCATGGCCAGTGCGGGCCAGCATGCAACGTTTGTTGGACAGACGGATGGTTGGATATGAATGCAAGGGTGTTTGAATTTGAATGAAATGACTGATAACAAATCTGTGTCTGCTTTCAAGTTGTTGAGAGTCCCTCTTGCTGGGCAAGAGAAgggatttttctgtttgtttgtggCTCCTCACCTGTCTTCAGGACAGTGATTTTGAACAATGGTGAAAAAGAGCTCCCCCTCTGATTTTTGTAGATGGCAGTTGAGTTTCTGCACGAACTGAATGTTCCATTTTTCAAAGTTGGATCTGGGGATACTAACAATTTCCCTTATCTGGAAAAGACGGCTAAAAAAGGTGAgtgtttcatttttgtcatataaTCTGAGTCCAGACCCTCTTGTTCTTGCTCTGTTAATAAACAACCCACCAAAGGAGTCTCCTGAAGATAGGTTTTCCAGTCAGCATATTCTCCCACTTTTTCATTTGCTGACTTGAAAGGAAAGTAATTGAGGATAAGACagttttttaacaaaaatttttaaattaaaattttttttaatttctaagaataTCTATACTAAATTGAGGATATGACAGTCTATATAAAGCTTCTTAGAGGAAGGTCTGACTTTGAGAAATATTCTGTAGGTATATTACAATGTCTAACCTCTGTACGTCACAGTTTGTAAAGTGGCCTTACAACACGAGTGGTCTCACTTGATCCTCGTAACAACCCTGGGGCTGAAGCAGGTCGTATAACTGTGATGCTCTCTACTTACTTCACAGACGAGGCATCTGAGACCACACAACGTAGACGTGGCAGCTCTGGGCCTCACACTCTTGCATCTGGGGCAGTGTTCACCTTACCACACTGTGCAACCTCTTAATCCAATGAGatgttcatttttctctgaagAGTGTGGAGTTCCTCTTAATTTGGTTCACTTTGCAAAACGATGATGTTGCGGGGGTGAGGGGTCTGCATTTCCTATAGTTGAGGACAGGACCCCACCAAGCTCACCTCTGTTCCCCCAGCAAGGCTGGCACAGTGTTTGAGAGCTGTTTGTAGGGTTCAGTGGAACAATGAGACCAAGAGCAGGGGTGTGCTTAAGGGATAGTTAGAAGCCCTAAAAAGAAAGTGGTGGCAGTGTTGGTGTTGGGTCCCGCAGGCCGCCCCATGGTGATCTCCAGTGGGATGCAGTCGATGGACACCATGAAGCAAGTCTATCGGATTGTGAAGCCCCTCAACCCCAACTTCTGCTTCCTCCAGTGCACCAGTGCATACCCACTCCAGCCTGAGGACGTCAACCTGCGCGTCATCTCGGTGAGCACGAGGGAGGGCCGTTTGTCTGATCGGGCCATTTGCTGTGGGGCAGATGCTGCCCAGATCCTAAACAACCTTGCTTTGTAACTTAAACATCCTTTGACAATCCTGCTGTTACAGAATCTAATTAGAACCAGCTCTGAGGTTAAAGAAGCAGATACATTCTAAAGAtcataaattaaattttcttaaagCCAATCTTAATTTTGCTCATTGTAAAACTTAAGGTGGCGTCTTCATAATTATCTATGTACATTTTCTTTACCAGTGTGTCTTCGCCATTAGTGGTTCCTCTTCTGTGAATGGCTGGCTTATATATCCTTTCTAAGTGAGttgtgggtaaaaaaaaaaaattaacctttttGGAAATGACACTGCTATCTTTTTAACTAAAGTTTCTGTCCCTCTCAGTTCAgtagtcttttctccatttctagCTCATCTCTAaatcatgttatttttaaaacatgattttttaaaaactcaaacagCCCTGAAATACATAACATAGCAAATGAACATCCTCTCTAATCCCATCCCACAGAGATTACCGTAATTAACAATTTAGTGTATGTGATGCCAGATAGTTTCCtcagttttcttcctttgtgaAGCACGGTCCCCCCTAAGGTGTGCGCATGGCCTCTCTCTGGAGAGCAGGGCACGGTCAGAGTTAAACTGCCAGCCCGCCCCTTGGGCCCAGCCCACCCGAATCACAGCAGGGTGAGTCCTCTGACCCAGCACCCTGCACTTCTTTGTCCATCTCACACCCGTAAGCCTGGTTTTCGAGGCCTTTGCCGCTCAGCCATCCTAATCTTTTATTAACTCCCATCTGGGTCTGTTTGCTATACGTAAGCTTCCTCGTCACCTCACTGACAAGACTCACTCGACTTAGAATGTCTTGTGTTGCATCCAGTGAATTACAGACAACCAGTTAATTATTTAGCATTTTCACCAAAGGACTGTCTTGGGATTGGGCTGTGTGCTTTACTGATGATGGTACTTGTGCATGTAGCACACTTGCTTTCAGCAGCTCAGGCTGCTTAAACGGGGCAGATGCTTTTTGGACGAGTTTAGGCATTTGGTTATAGTCCTGTTATTATTCCTGGTGGCTTGCACAGTGTGAAACGTCCTTCAGATGCATTCTTGATAACAGTAGCCATTACTTTTGAGCATTTACAGTGTGCTGAGTGCTTTCCACGTGTTCACGGCAGCTCCCACCAGGTACAGTTGTCCCAGGAAGGAGAGGCTCAGAGAGCCTCAGCGTCTTCCTGCAGCTGTGTGGATAGTGAGCAGCTAAACTTGGGCTCAAACCCTGATCTTCGTGACTCTGGATGTATGCGGAAAGCACCACAATATTcaaccttctttcttctctttttctactTTAAAGGAATATCAGAAGCTCTTTCCTGACATTCCCATAGGGTATTCTGGGCATGAAACAGGCATAGCGATATCTGTGGCCGCGGTGGCTCTGGGGGCCAAAGTCTTGGAGCGTCACATAACTTTGGACAAAACCTGGAAAGGGAGTGACCACTCGGCCTCGCTGGAGCCTGGAGAGCTGGCCGAGCTGGTGCGGTCCGTGCGCCTCGTGGAGAGGGCCCTTGGCTCCCCGAACAAGCAGCTGCTGCCCTGTGAGATGGCCTGCAATGAGAAGGTGGGTCCTCCTGATCCTGCCAGGCTCCACCGTGGGGAGGGGCCACAGTGGGCTTACCTGAGAGGTAGTTAGTACCAGCCCTACCTGAGCCCAGGCTAGGGCAGGGATGCAGGGATGTTGCTTTGAGCCTTTGAGTTCTTTTGGgttcattttatagttttccattaaGTCTCTGAAGCCTGTCACCCTGGTGCTCTAGACCCTGAGAGATGTCAGGGCAGGGGAGTGTCTGGGTCCTCATGAGGCACAAACGTAGGTCAAGCCTGGGGTCCTGTGGAGTAGGTAAGCCTTGAGAAACATTCAGGCAGAGGGGTTCCGTGAGGCAGTGGGTGAAGGGCCTGTGATATGTCGAGGCATCCCTAAGTGCGGGAGGCTCTgggtggaggggagcagggggTTGTCACAGGGCTGGTGGGGGATGATGCAAATGTTCCCTcagggggacggtatagctcaagtggtagagcacatgcttaacatacacaaggtcctgggttcaatccccagtacctcctccaaaaataaacctaattacctccccctgaaaaaaataaattaaaataaaaaatttaaaaaaagagaaaagaaaaaacaaatgttcCCTCAGGAGCAGTTTGAGCTGCA encodes:
- the NANS gene encoding N-acetylneuraminate-9-phosphate synthase isoform X1 produces the protein MPLELELCPGRWVGGQHPCFIIAEIGQNHQGDLDVAKRMIRTAKECGADCAKFQKSELEYKFNRKALERPYTSKHSWGKTYGEHKRHLEFSHAQYRELQKYAEEVGIFFTASGMDEMAVEFLHELNVPFFKVGSGDTNNFPYLEKTAKKGRPMVISSGMQSMDTMKQVYRIVKPLNPNFCFLQCTSAYPLQPEDVNLRVISEYQKLFPDIPIGYSGHETGIAISVAAVALGAKVLERHITLDKTWKGSDHSASLEPGELAELVRSVRLVERALGSPNKQLLPCEMACNEKLGKSVVAKVKIPEGTILTLDMLTVKVGEPKGYPPEDIFSLVGKKVLVTVEEDDTIMEESVENHGKKIKS
- the NANS gene encoding N-acetylneuraminate-9-phosphate synthase isoform X2, which translates into the protein MLHHCGDRPEPPGRPRRGQAHDPHRQAQWRRYCWFHFKVSEKECGADCAKFQKSELEYKFNRKALERPYTSKHSWGKTYGEHKRHLEFSHAQYRELQKYAEEVGIFFTASGMDEMAVEFLHELNVPFFKVGSGDTNNFPYLEKTAKKGRPMVISSGMQSMDTMKQVYRIVKPLNPNFCFLQCTSAYPLQPEDVNLRVISEYQKLFPDIPIGYSGHETGIAISVAAVALGAKVLERHITLDKTWKGSDHSASLEPGELAELVRSVRLVERALGSPNKQLLPCEMACNEKLGKSVVAKVKIPEGTILTLDMLTVKVGEPKGYPPEDIFSLVGKKVLVTVEEDDTIMEESVENHGKKIKS